A part of Marinobacter psychrophilus genomic DNA contains:
- a CDS encoding ABC transporter ATP-binding protein, which produces MITATDLRLTFGEGTPLENPALRGMSLTVNQGEFVTVIGSNGAGKSTFLNALAGEVLVDSGKILVDNIDVTKLPTHKRTGRVARVFQDPLAGTCEGLSIEENLALATKRGKHRSLGTAVKKQYREHFRASLATLGLGLENRLTDKMGLLSGGQRQAVSLLMASLTPSSILLLDEHTAALDPKTASFVLELTQNIIAEQKLTALMVTHSMKQALEVGTRTVMLHQGEVVFDIAGKDREGLQVKDLLNLFEQQRGLTVDDDSLLLS; this is translated from the coding sequence ATGATTACCGCAACAGACCTCCGGCTGACCTTCGGCGAAGGCACCCCCCTGGAAAACCCGGCTCTGCGTGGCATGAGCCTGACCGTCAACCAAGGCGAATTTGTCACCGTTATTGGCAGTAACGGCGCCGGAAAATCCACTTTTTTGAACGCCCTGGCCGGCGAAGTACTGGTCGACAGTGGCAAAATTCTTGTCGATAACATCGACGTCACCAAGCTGCCCACCCACAAACGCACCGGGCGCGTGGCGCGGGTATTCCAAGACCCGCTGGCCGGCACGTGTGAAGGCCTGTCGATTGAAGAAAACCTGGCCTTGGCCACCAAACGCGGCAAACACCGCAGCCTGGGCACCGCGGTGAAAAAACAGTATCGGGAACACTTTCGCGCCAGCCTGGCCACTCTGGGTTTGGGCCTGGAAAACCGTCTGACCGATAAAATGGGCCTTCTCTCTGGCGGCCAGCGCCAAGCCGTTAGCCTGTTGATGGCAAGCCTGACACCGTCCAGCATTCTGCTGCTAGACGAACACACCGCTGCACTGGACCCAAAAACCGCGTCTTTCGTACTGGAACTGACCCAGAATATTATCGCTGAACAGAAACTCACCGCCCTGATGGTCACTCACAGCATGAAGCAGGCGCTGGAAGTAGGCACCCGCACCGTGATGCTGCACCAGGGCGAAGTGGTGTTCGACATTGCCGGCAAAGACCGCGAAGGGCTGCAAGTAAAAGACCTGCTCAACCTGTTCGAACAACAGCGCGGCCTAACCGTGGACGACGACAGCCTCCTACTGAGCTAA